From the genome of Fusarium fujikuroi IMI 58289 draft genome, chromosome FFUJ_chr06:
TAGAAGCCTCCGAAGCGTTCCATGTCAAAAACCTAATCTAGTGATATGTGGACTAGGGATCATGCAGTTATTAAAGGCTTGGATAATACGGTTTGATTATCGAGATAATCGCATCCAAGCCCGAGCTTTTCTCGAACGATGCTCGGATTCTCAATCCTCCAACTCAGAAGAGGCTAGCACCTTCGAGATAGACATCGATCCTTGGCATGTATTCTACGTTGTTCCTCGTCCAGTCTATCGTTCATATTCGTGCGCTACTAATGACCATGCTCTATCGCCTTGAGCTTCCACCACCAATATCTTGACCCAGCCTGTAGCTCGTCACGCGATCCCACTCAATTTTCTGCCTCGTCACAGGGAGCTGTCGTCGCAAACCTTTGAAGGCTCCCTCACTGAGGCTCACGAAGCCCTTGTTCAGCTCCTCCTGGTACTTTCTCTCGGTGGTCGAGATCTCCCTGACGATGCTGGCGCCGTTGACGGACGAGACGGTGCTGGAAACGGGTTTGTTGGTGAGCAGACGAACGTTGCCGTCTTCGTAATAGTGTACGTCAACTTTTAGGGAGCCTTCAAGAGCTCCGGAAGATGGGTCAAGAATGTAAAGGGACCGCCAGCGTCCGTTCCTGGGGATATTAGCTTCGTGGAACAGGACTGTTACATAGAAAACCTACCAGAAGTTGTTGGGGCTGTATTTGTTGCCAACAATGACGATGGCAATCTTGGAATCCGACTCGATTGGGTAGACACCGTGCGCAGCATTGGCGAAGTGCTCATCAACGTAAGGTCCGATACTCTTGAGGGTGGATTTGCTATTATTGTATGTTAGTACTAGACGCTGTCCAACCGGCTCGAGGCAACTTACACAAGATCCGCTTGAGCTCCTTCCAGAACATGACTTTGCACAGCACTAGCTTTCTATTCCTCCGTCAGAACTATGTACCCATTTGTCTAGGTAGACATGCGTAGTTTACCTGCGTGGTGTGGTCGAAAGCAAAGCTGGAAGAGCTCTCAACATCGTAGTATCGGCCGTCTCCAAACGAGTTGTGGGAACTAATAATGACCTAGCACACCTCATCAGCTCCAATCCCTCTGCTTTTGAGATTCTTCGTCACCTACTGGTTGGCTGCTACCAGGCAGCTTCACCGTAACAAACTGCTCCTCATTGTACTTTTCGAATGCGGGACCGAGGCTGGAAATGATATCGGGCGAGGTTTCGAGGGTGAGTGACTTGATATCTGCAGACTCGCGTCAGTGTTTTCCGTTGCTTAGCAATCGCATTTCGGCCGGTTATACCTGCGATAACATCTGCGAGCTAGGAGTTCATATTAGCTGATGACGCCGCGGACAAGAGGATGATATCAGCACGTACCTCTCCTGGAGGAGCTCCCTCGACAAAGGCAGAAACAGTCTCTAGATCCGACATGGTTTAGCGAGAATGAATGCGCCGTGTATAGGTATAAGGCGAAAAGAATGggcgttggcgttgaggCTCAGGGCGTGGAGTTCTTGAGGCACAGCATGGGCCACAGTCAAGGGGAGGCGGGGCAGAGGATGGAGGAGCTCCATTAGGTAGCTTAGGTGGAGCAGGAGCATAGGTGACGGTGTCAGTGGGGTTGATGCTAGCACTTCCATTTGCTTGACACTTAGAACTCGAAACACTCATTAAGATCCATTATCATCAAATCATTTGTGCTCCTCAAAGAATCGATTTCTTGAGTTTCTATATTACGGCTCTAGCTATCTTGGCTGCTCTGGTATCCGCTTGAATTCCCTTCCATTATTTTTCCACTAATAGTTCAGCAACTTCTTGATATTATCATAAATTCCTAGGAACAATGTTAGCTTTAGACTCTCATCACAATGATCTTTCGATTACTCACTTGCAACGTCAGGAACATTAAACCTCTCGTATAACAAAGGCGAGTGAATACTCCACCCAGCAACTCGAGCGACTGGTGCTTCTAGTCGCAGGAATGTatcatgatcttcttgaatgGTGGCGGCAACTTCAGCACCAATACCTGCATTCACCATAGCTTCGTGGACAACCATGACTCGTCCTGTCTTGCGAACACTCTGGAGTACGGTCTGCTTATCCCACGGATACAGAGTTCGAAGATCGATCAACTCCACAGAGATGCCCAGATCCTGCTCCGCCTGCTTGATGGCGTTCTGGCATAGGTAGAGGGGTTGGCCGTATGAGACAATTGTGACATCCTTGCCTTCCTTGAGAATCTCGGCCTTCGATAGTGGGAGTTCGTATGAACCGACAGGAACTTGCTCGACGGCGGCGCGGTACAGGATCTTGGGTTCCATAAACACGCATGGATCGTTGCTGCGGATTGCGGCCAGGAGAAGACCCTTAGCTTGAGCTGGCGACCTTGGCATGATAACCTTCAATCCAGGAATATGTGTAAACAAACTCTCGGGAGATTGTGAATGGTAGAGACCTCCGTGACCGACACCACCGCAGGGCATCCGTACTGTCAAGCCACCCACGCTTCGCCCGCAGGACCCGTCACGATATCTGAACTTGGCGGCCTCGTTGACCAATTGATCGAAAGCTGGGTAGACATAGTCGGCGAACTGAATCTCAGCAATAGGTCGCATGCCTTCCGCAGCAAGACCAATACCAAATCCCATGATACCCTGTTCTGTAAGAGGAGTATTGAATACTCTCTCAGCACCATGGGTTTCGGCAAGGTTCATAGTACATCTGAAAACACCACCAAAAGCAACATCCTCTCCAAAAATGACAACGGACTCATCCTCAGCTAGTGAAATTCCCATCGCGTCGTTGATGGCCTGGAACaggttcatcttcttggtcggTCCATTTCGAATGCTCTCAGGCAGCTCCTTGTGGCTCAAAGCAGCCTGTGAGTTATGTGCGAGGAGAGGAGTCGTGCCATAGTCGACAGGCAGGTTTAGTTTGGCATTCGGCGGATGCGTCGAATAGCACTTTCGTCCTACAGGAAGCGCAAGTGAGAGTCGTGCAGTCGAAGGATTGCTGACGACGTGTGCCCTCTTGAAATGGTGAATAACACGATGCTTCATGGCGTTGGATTGGCAATGTTCACAGGTGGTTATGGCAGGAGACGGGTGATTAAAGATTCAATTTGAATGGAATGTCAGAGG
Proteins encoded in this window:
- a CDS encoding probable actin-capping protein alpha-2 chain, producing the protein MSDLETVSAFVEGAPPGELADVIADIKSLTLETSPDIISSLGPAFEKYNEEQFVTVKLPGSSQPVIISSHNSFGDGRYYDVESSSSFAFDHTTQKASAVQSHVLEGAQADLVKSTLKSIGPYVDEHFANAAHGVYPIESDSKIAIVIVGNKYSPNNFWNGRWRSLYILDPSSGALEGSLKVDVHYYEDGNVRLLTNKPVSSTVSSVNGASIVREISTTERKYQEELNKGFVSLSEGAFKGLRRQLPVTRQKIEWDRVTSYRLGQDIGGGSSRR
- a CDS encoding probable 3-methyl-2-oxobutanoate dehydrogenase (lipoamide)E1 beta chain precursor; the protein is MKHRVIHHFKRAHVVSNPSTARLSLALPVGRKCYSTHPPNAKLNLPVDYGTTPLLAHNSQAALSHKELPESIRNGPTKKMNLFQAINDAMGISLAEDESVVIFGEDVAFGGVFRCTMNLAETHGAERVFNTPLTEQGIMGFGIGLAAEGMRPIAEIQFADYVYPAFDQLVNEAAKFRYRDGSCGRSVGGLTVRMPCGGVGHGGLYHSQSPESLFTHIPGLKVIMPRSPAQAKGLLLAAIRSNDPCVFMEPKILYRAAVEQVPVGSYELPLSKAEILKEGKDVTIVSYGQPLYLCQNAIKQAEQDLGISVELIDLRTLYPWDKQTVLQSVRKTGRVMVVHEAMVNAGIGAEVAATIQEDHDTFLRLEAPVARVAGWSIHSPLLYERFNVPDVASE